The genomic region GTTTCGCTGATCAGTATCTGTGATCTTGCCCACCATCAGGTGGGAACCCTCTCCACCGAACTCCACTACCTGGAGGAGTATGTGAACGATCTCCACGAGGCAGGTCGCGATTAGGGCCCAAACAGAGGACAGGATAAATGCCCAGAATGATCATAAATGGGAATGAGATCGAGGCCGAAGAAGGGGTTTCCGTCCTGCAGGTGGCCCGTTCAAAGGGGATCAGGATCCCCACATTGTGTTATCATGAGGCCCTGAAGCCGATCGGCGCCTGTAAACTGTGCGGTGTGGAAGTCCGCGGACGCACCGGAAAACAGAGGATTCTCCTCTCCTGTATCCTGAAGGTCAAGGAAGGGCTGGACGTGACCACCGAAAGCGATCTGGTGACAAAGGCGCGACAGTCCGCTTTTCGCAATCTCCTGGCCATGGCCCCCCAGTCTCAGGTCATTCGACATCTGGCGGATGAATATGGCGTGGATCCCGGCCCCGTGGCTGACGGCTGCGTCAGATGCCGGCTCTGCATCCGTGTGTGCAAAGAAATTGTGGGAGCCGGGGCACTCAAAATGGAAACGCGGGATGGCATGAGCTTTGTGGTGCCCGAAAAGGGCCGCTGTATCGGATGCGGCACCTGTGCCAACATCTGCCCGACAGGGGCCATCCAGATAAAAGATATGGGCAACACCCGGACCATTTCCATCCGCGATGAGATCATCGGGGTCCACGTTCTTGAACGGTGTCATGCCTGCGGCAGATATTTTGCCTCCCAGAAATTCCTCAAGCATGTGGAACTGCAGACCACCCGGCATACGGCGGTGAAAGATCACCCCCTCTATTGCCCCACCTGCACCAAACTTTTCTCCAATAGAATCAAGTCATCCTCGAGACTCAAGCGAATGGGGTAGCATTCGACTCACTACTGTCGGATAGTCCCGTATCCATGTCCATGTCGTGCGTGGGCGCGTACGCCCATGACGTCCTGCACCGGTCTTGTTCACGTTTCCCATATTGCCGCCATCTTCGACAGGCCGGGTGCCCTTATGCTTCAGGGTTCCGCTTGACGGCCTTCTTTTCCGCATAGGTCAGGACCATGCCGCCGTCAAAGAGGAGATCGCCGCCCACCAGGTACCGCCCGAACCGGGAAAACCCGAATAAAAACAGATTGGCCACCTCAATGGGCGTCATCATCTCTTTGATGCGCGAATCCCCCATCATGACGTCCCGCACCACCTCTTCCGGCGTGATGCCCCGCTGTTTGGCCTGGGCCGGGATCTGGTTCAGGGCCAGGGCCGTCTTGATGAATCCGGTGCTCACGGTAAAGGAACGGATCTTGCCATCCCCTTCCGCGGATATGGACTGGCTCAGGCCCCTCAGCCCGAATTTCATGATATTGTAGGCGGCCTTGTTCAGGGTGCAGATGTGCCCGTGAATAGAGGCCATATTGCCGATGCCCCCCGTCCCGTCGCTGCTCCCTCTCATATGAGGGATGGTTAGCTTGGAAAGATAAAAGGGCGCCCGAAGCATCAGCCGATGCATGAAGTCGTATTTTTCCATCGGGAAGTTATCGATGGAATCGATGTGCTGGACCCCGGCGATATTCACCAGGTATTTGATAGTCCCCACCTTGGCCGCCTCGGCCACGGCACGCTTGATCTCCTCATCCTTGGTGAGATCGGCCTTGACAAAGACCATCTTCCCTCCCATGTCATGGACCATCTGGACGGTCTTTAACGCCTCCTCTTCGTTGACGTCCAGGCCGACGGCGGTGAGGCCATTGGCCGCGG from Deltaproteobacteria bacterium harbors:
- a CDS encoding SDR family oxidoreductase translates to MDITEPKITPQEILILQDDNFNPDNVCIVTGAAMGIGRATAVAAAANGLTAVGLDVNEEEALKTVQMVHDMGGKMVFVKADLTKDEEIKRAVAEAAKVGTIKYLVNIAGVQHIDSIDNFPMEKYDFMHRLMLRAPFYLSKLTIPHMRGSSDGTGGIGNMASIHGHICTLNKAAYNIMKFGLRGLSQSISAEGDGKIRSFTVSTGFIKTALALNQIPAQAKQRGITPEEVVRDVMMGDSRIKEMMTPIEVANLFLFGFSRFGRYLVGGDLLFDGGMVLTYAEKKAVKRNPEA
- a CDS encoding (2Fe-2S)-binding protein produces the protein MPRMIINGNEIEAEEGVSVLQVARSKGIRIPTLCYHEALKPIGACKLCGVEVRGRTGKQRILLSCILKVKEGLDVTTESDLVTKARQSAFRNLLAMAPQSQVIRHLADEYGVDPGPVADGCVRCRLCIRVCKEIVGAGALKMETRDGMSFVVPEKGRCIGCGTCANICPTGAIQIKDMGNTRTISIRDEIIGVHVLERCHACGRYFASQKFLKHVELQTTRHTAVKDHPLYCPTCTKLFSNRIKSSSRLKRMG